The Helianthus annuus cultivar XRQ/B chromosome 15, HanXRQr2.0-SUNRISE, whole genome shotgun sequence genomic sequence TCAAACTGGAATAAACACGTGGCCACGCTCGGACTAAAAGTAGTTCGTTAGACCACTTTGAATTAAAGACGAGAATAAAGAATAGTTGATCACTATATAAGAATGAATGATCCATGTCTTATGATCAACGAATTTTCTACAATATTTGGTTAAGTAATGTGTGACTTGAACTCAAAGAACTAGTTGACGCAGCTTCCTCTGTGTCATACCGTGTTAGGAGTAGTGCGATGCAGCTAGACGTCCAACTCTGCACGCGTTGATCGTCCAAGTGGGAGATTATTGGAGATATGTATATGTATGAATATAATTAAAGTCAACGTAACCAACTTGGTACGATCCGAAGACTTACATGTTGGTACACGAATCGTATATGTTCACGAGTAGGTGGATTATTATTTGTGAAATGATAAGAATTTAAACCCGAGGGACTtaatattaattagattattattgtTAAGAGGATTATAATTGTATAATGTTAAAGGGCCTTAATGTAAGATTGGGTTTTATAAAAAGATGATTAAGGTGCAAACCCTAGACTCATTTTTATcaaaacacaaaaccctagccTCCTCCCCAAGGTTTCGGCCGGCTCCCTCTTAGCGCTGCCGCCACCTTTTCATCGACCaagcaccaccgccacctcctcttTGGCCGGTTCCACCTTTGGGTATCTTGTGCTTGGTTGTGAACTTCCTACTTGCGAGAATTCGTTGTAACCCGCGTGTTACAATCTCGGTGTAATCGTAAAAGGTTGATTACTAAATCCCTCTATGGTTGTTTATTCCttttatttgtttgagtaaattaccattttagtcccttaggtttgtccaaatttgccattttagtccaaatagttttttttcgcctctaggtccctgacttttcccttttgttgccattttgatcacagaccctaactccatccaaaaacctcattttcaattgccattttgatccaattttaatgctttttcaattgccatATTTGTTTATATGCGTATAATCTTGATCTTGGTTGGGAATATGTATTAATCGGATTAATAAATCAAACttatagtttatatatataaaatagattATATAAATGTATATATAATCGGCTTTTTGGTAAATTATATAAACCGCTTCCGCTATTATTTTGATACACTCGTGCACGTCCGTGCGATGACCCACTGCCACGGCTGCCAGAATAAGAGCCACGGCCAGAACCACGAGACTGTTGCGCATTGAAGCCAACGGCAGGGGTGTTAGAACCATGCAAAGATTGGATAAATAACTCCTGACTCTCATTTTGAGCCACAAGATCGCGGAACGATGGACGAGTTCATGCCGTGCAAATGGTGGTGGAATAAACCTCATAAGCCGGACCAAGACCACAAAGATACCAATGTAGTAAGCGATCCATCTCATCAACCGGATGACCAATAGCTGCAAGTTGATCACATAAAGTTTTAAAGCGACGAGAATATCCGCTAACCGAAGACGTACCCTTTTTGATCAAGCGGAGGGAGTCACGTAACGAATGAATACGCTCAACCGAAGCATTGTTGTAGGCCTGTTCGAGGGCAGCCTAGATGTCATGAGCACCTTTGAGACCAAGAACTTCTGCAGCAGCTTCCTCTGTTAGAGAGGATTTGCCATCAATAGTAATCGAGGTTGGATGCGGGGAAGCATCCGCAGAAACATGGGCCGATAGCTTATGAAAGTCGAGAACTAATAGCATCTGTTCTCGCCACACTAGGTAATTAGAGGAGGAAAGTTTCATGTGCATCATGTGGTTAAAGGCTGTCATGGAGAAGAGTGTTTCAGAGGGGGCGGATGGGGAAGCCATCGATGATAACAAGATCGAAAAAAAGAAGAGCAAAGAAGAACAGTCAGACGGCAGGATTAGGGTTGCGAGAGGGAGAGGAGAAGGAGGGATATGGCTGATACAATATAGAAATTATAATGTTTTCACCTCCTCAATTGAATGAGCAGAGATATGTATTTATAATAAAACATTTCAACAATCACTCCTGTAATTTAGGAGATACACAATAATGAAAAGATACATCAAATATATTATGATAATAGTTATTGTTAGCTAATAGTTCCCAACAATAATAACTTATAGACTCATGGAAGGAGCTAACGATTGATGAGATGGATCCACGAGACAAATTCCATTAAAATATTCCAACAATTTACTTAGTACAAGTTAAACAAATGGTTTAGCTTTCGAATCTAAACCATATGTACCATGACCAAAGTCACACATCTAAAAACCTAACAAATGAATACACAAATTGAAGTGGTTATGATCTATGAAAGAAAACTAGGATATGCGGTGAAAAAGGGGTCTAACTAAGAATAAGGGATTGGGTGTTAGGGTATTTTTTTAGTTAACTTCATGGACAAATGATTACCGATTTCCTCTCAATTTTCAGAAACTATGGCTTTTAATTTTAAATGTTTCTATCAAGTTTAATGTGAATGACAATTCTATGTCTTATGCATGTGTATGTTTGATTACTAATAACATACATGCATATGTTTGATTACTAAATGTGGTAAGGGTAAAAACAGACACgatgaaaaaaatatatacttATGATATTCAGGATTGAAGCTCAaatgacactctaggttttctgATAGTAACACCATAAAGAATTAGCAAATAATAATATCAAAATAGGTATAAGATGTTGATGTACTAGTTAATCTACCTTACCCTAGCCTTTTGGTCAAATGTTCATACCTTGCCTtatcactactagaaaaatgGTTTTTTTGCTACAAAACTTTTTGACAAATTTCCCACAACTTAATTTTGGTGACAAGTTTCCCACAaattatacccttatacaattagcaacttgGGTTATGTCTCATTTATTTAAAAGTCACACCCTTTAGTTCATTTTACTCACACCTTTTCATTTTAAAAGTCACACCCTTTAATTCATTTTACTCATACTCTTTCATTTTAAAAGTCACACCCTTTAGTTCATTTTACTCATACCCTTTCATTATAAAAGTCACACCCTTTAGTCATTTTACTCACACCCTTTCTTTTTAAAAGTCACACCCTTCAAATGAACCAACGCATGCTTCAACCAAGGCACATGTATATTAATCAAAGATTCAACGGTATTAAATAGTATTATAGGACGTAATGTTATACATTGCATTCTTCCAGACCATTAAACCAACTTCTCCTAAACATTACATTGTAAATATACCCTATTATAATAAATTAAATTGCATTGCAACACGCTGCTTCTAATTAACATCGTCGACAAACCCTTTAACATCATGTTCCGTTCACGTTTTTCTCAATGATATTTCTTACTACAAATAACCAGATTCTTTAATTTCTCCTTTCTCAAACCAATAGGGAAATGCTAGATTCTATAATATCCACACATCCCTTTCTTTAATATCTCCATTGACAAATCAAAATCAACCCACAAGTGATTATCGACATCGAAGGTAATGATATAAATTATGTTCACTTGATTCAGTGATATGTTTCCCACGATTCTTCCTCTTTAAATCACGATTACCACGGTTTGTGTACTTTACAATCAATGCAATGATTGTCCTTCTTCCTCCATCCATGTTTATCGTTACTTTTACTTTCAATCTGCATATATTAGCAATTGATTACGAATACAATTTCAAATTCGCTTATGGTGTTAATCGTTATAGaagatgttttctgggttataaCATAAATGGATGTCAACTATGatattaattattaaaacatcATAAGTTATCAATCATTATTTCATTATTTAATGAATTGAATAATCTGCTAAATAGTTATACTTTACAACAATGTTCTTTTTTTAATAAACAATCGTCGATTGATGAGAAGAACGATTTACCAAAGTGGATAAGATCATTATAAAGGTGAGGTTATTTTCAGTTTTGATGTTAGATCAggattttcatttttataatttgaagattggttgatggagTCAAGAAAAGAAATAATAACGGTCATTAATAGAATAATTAAAGTGAAGATTTGATCTTAATAGAAGTATGGGGATTTTAGGTTTAGTGTGTTAAATTTGGTATTTTTGGTTTTGTTAATAGGAAAAGACTGAAATTTGGAGGCTAGAGTCGATCAATACGAAACGAGATTGGCAGGAGAGGTTTAAAAACACGAGGTTTGGGAATAGGAGGTTCAGCAAGCATGTGATGATGATGCAACAATGCCTTTTAAATATTTGATGATAATGTGTTCTTACCAAGTAGAAGTCCTATGCCACCAAGGTAACAGAAAGatcttatttaaaaattaaattgTTAGGGGCATTCATATAATTATATACAATAGTCTATGGCGAAATTAAAAGATTTATAGCAACTACATTGGCTATAAACCACTAGAACAGTTTACAGCACTAAGAAAAATTTTAGTATGTTCGATTGGcaacacaagaaaattatacgTAACTTTATTGTAGATCAAGTTATATACATAAACAACCAATTTTGATGGAGTTGTGGATCTTGCTGAATTTTGAATGCAAACCATACAGTTAATGAATTTTCTTGATTAGTGAATGGTTTATTTGAATGTCAACAGTTAGTTAGGTAAATATTGTTGGTTCATTTGGTTGTGCCAAAATGTCTAAACATTGGGGTTTGGAATTGGCCCATTCCCTAGAAAAAAAACTGTATGGTAGAGTGATgtattttagagtaaaatgctttAATGTGTTGTTGTAGAATGGggataaaacaaattaaaaaaaaatgttttgcaTAAAATAAAGAATTTTCGTATCTCACATAGCATTACCAAAGACATTTATAATCAGCAtctcgccgcaacgcgcgggttgaCGTCAACTCGTTATAGACAAATATTAAAAACCATAAATTTCCCCACAATTTTTCGACAAGATAGTCACCAAACCTATATTTGTGGCAATTTCGTCGCAAAGTTAACTATGATTCCAACAATGTTCCcacaaaactttgttttttttttttcatttattaacTTTATTATTAGTTAGTGCAATTTGTAAAaccaaataaaagtcaaaactgTGGCAAAGTTGTGGCAACTTTTTGACAAATTTCTCACAAACTTTAGACAAATATTAAAAACCATAAATTTTCCCACAATTTTTCGACAAGATAGTCACCAAACCTGTATTTGTGGAAATTTCGTTGCAAAGTTAACTATGTTTCCAACAAGGTTCCCACAAaactttgtttctttttcatttATTAACTTTTATTAGTAGTTAGTgcaatttataaaactaaaaaaaattaaaacagtGGCAAATTTTTTGCAACTTCCAACGATTTTCCCACgaaatttaattatattatttactatttttttaacGGATTAATTTTTGTCAATGGGATTCGAACCCTCTTTCATATGAGAAGAAAAAATCTTATACAACACTTTGATACAGCTAGGCCAAAGGCTCTTTGAATGTTAATTGTTAGTACGataaaaataaacatttttaaaaactAAATATCAAAATATGTGGCATAGTTGTCGCAGCTTGCCACATTTTTCCCACAAAATATTATTATCTTTTTATTTGATAATTCATGTTATTTGTTCATACAATATAATAAGAAACAATTTTACAGACTAAAAAATCTAAAATCGTGGCAATGTTGTCGCAACTTGCGACAATTTTTCCACAAAACATtatttggattttaataatcttaacTTTCACTCATTGGTCTACATGAGTCTCAACTTAAAAAATTCCGTCTGACATTCCCAAATTGTACGAATTTGACCCCATAGATCCTTTTTCTAACGTGATACAAACCTAATTATCAGTTGATGTGGTTAGTTATGTGGCACAAACCTAATTatattttaataatcctaattttcaccaccaccaccaccaccattagcCACCACTTCCATcaccatcacccaccaccaccatccaccaccatcagTAGTCACCACCATCAACAAaaacaacaaccaccaccaccaccagtcgACACAACCACCATCAACAATCACCACCATGGCggctggtggtggtggttgttgatgGTGAGGTAGTGGTGGCTGCTGACGGTGGTGAGTGTTGATGATGGTGAAAGTTATATTATACAAACATCAATACCCTATGTGCTACCAATATCCTTTCTATAATTTAGAACTTTAATTTGATTcttatactatatataatatacactTTTAATATTACAAAAGTCGTCTTTTATGTTGATACCAGATTGCAGAGTGtgtcttttgttttcaaaaagtACATAagcgtactcgatgtttgcaatcTCTTGTACGTTATGTGCGAATCCGAGGCGAACACGAAAATTTATATGCATAAAAACCTGTTTGACCCAAAAATATTGATTACGCAAATTACGGTTTAGTCATACTTTAACTAATGTAGCGCAAAGTCGCAAAAAACTTGACTGGTCATACTTGTTTGCAGGGCTGAAAACAAGGTTGTTCGTAGCTTGTCCGCGGCCTGTTCGCATGCTGATGCAGTACGCATCCAAGGCGAATACGAAAATTTATGTGCATATATAACCGTAAGAATGACTTATGTCATCATACAGGCGGGTCAATGGGGTTTGACAAACACCGTCGCAACTTGGTAAGCTAGTCATAATAATTAATTTTAGAAACCTATATGTAATTTTAAACTTATCAATTACATTACTCATTTCTATGCAAGAAAAAATAAAGGGCAAAAAGGTTGGATTCGCGGAAGTATTACTTCATACCCACGCCACCAAGGAGTGTAAAAAGAGATTACTTGATGGGGAGATCAATGAAAATGACTATGATAAGTTAGAGTTTGTTACCGATCGTTCAAAACGTTCATATGTAAATTATCTTTTATCTTTTATTTATGATTATTGTATCAACTTTTAGTGCAATATCAAGCACTTTGTTTTGATAAATTGTAGGTCTCTTACATGAAACAACTTGAAAAGGTGTACGGGAACACGGATTGTGATGATATGGAAGTGTGGGAGAGTCTGCATCCCGAGTGTCAGGGCCGCCAGTTGTTCGGGGTAGGATCTTCTGATCCACATTTTGTGCTGACGGTAACACCATCTTCCACAGCTAGTGTGTCAGATGCCCAACAGTCGCATGAGGTACTGTTGTTTCTTTATTATATTTGTTTAGCCATTGTTGTTGTCGGGCTAGTCGGACCGGTTTAGGAAACCATGGTTTCTTAGATATCGCATTGAAGGTCTTTGCATATATGTGTGCATTCTGAATAATTTATGGAATTGTATGTAGGAATGAATATTGTATGTGTGTTCGGAATGATAATAGAATTAACACTATTTAAACATATGAAGTGGCGATGGTTGCAAACAAAAAAATTATGGATCATATAGGTTTTTAAGCTTTAATCGATTTGAGTGGCAAAGTGAGGCTGGGAGATCAGGTTGTTTTCATTGATGAGGGTGTTTTTGACATTTAGGCTATTCCATGGAATGTTttatcttttatatttattttacgtTAAGGTTGTTCATAACGGTGACAAAATATTGAATATTGATTACCTGTGGGCAATCTTCTATGTTTATAAACCATTGTGGAACTGTGGTAGGTAGATGGTTAACCAGATGCTTATGTATGTTAatcatttgttttcttttatataatGATGTCAACAACTTTCTAATAAAATGGGCAGGTGATCACAGAGTTTTGATAGAAAAATGTAACAgtatttattatgtgtgtatatatatgaatGCATGTTCTTGTTATAtacgtgtgtgtatatatatgtatgaatgTATCTAATTGTATGGCGTGTGTTAtctaatatatacatatatgtttgTGTGAGTCATTCTTTTGATTGACCGTTACATGTTAATATGtattaatatatatgtttttacAAATTTTAGCTCCAAAAAGTTCAAGCAGAACTAGAAAAGGAACGAGAGGCCCGACAAAACATAGAAGCCcgttttgaacaatttgaacaagAGCGAGAACAAGAAAGGGCCGAACGTGAACGAGAATGGGCATAAGAACGTGTTGAACGTGAACGAGAGTGGGCCGAACAAGCTCGATGGCAGAAAAACGTGGAAGCAATGTTTAAAAAGTTCGGAAAGAAGTAACTCTTTAGTGTATGTTAAAGATCGTGTTAGTTGTTACAAAAAGCGTTCGTTTTTTATTTTTAGCCTAAGATGGTAAACATGTATTTCTTTTgttggaatttttaaagattttctGCAATTTATTTAAACTAATttgt encodes the following:
- the LOC110913620 gene encoding uncharacterized protein LOC110913620, translating into MKQLEKVYGNTDCDDMEVWESLHPECQGRQLFGVGSSDPHFVLTVTPSSTASVSDAQQSHELQKVQAELEKEREARQNIEARFEQFEQEREQERAEREREWA